The following DNA comes from Corynebacterium urogenitale.
TGGGCTGTCGCCTCCTGCATCTTCGCCTGCTCTACCTGGGAACGCAGCTGAGTGATCTGCTGCATCTGATCCTGCAGGCGCATCTCGGACTGCTTCTGCTGCGCCTCAGCCTGCTTCGCGGCCTCCACTGCGCCGGCGTACAGCTGCTTGGTCTCCTCCAGCTCCTGCTCCACCGTCACTAGCTGGGAGGCGAAAACTTCCGCGGTCTGGTTGAGATCCTGGGCCTTGGCAGCATCTCCAGCAGCTGCGGCCTGGTCGGCCTGCTGGATCGCTGCGCGAGCGTTATCCGCCAGCTTCGCCTGATCCTGCTGCAGGCGATTCATCTTCATCTCCAGCTGGTTGCGGTTACCGATGATCGACGCCGCGCTCTTCGTAATCTCCGCATGCTGACGCTTGGCAGCTTCCGTGGCCTGGGCGATCTGAACGTTCGGATCGGCGTTTTCCTCAATCTTCGTGTCGAGGGACTGCATGAGGTACTTCCAGCCCTTGGAGAATGGGTTAGCCATGGTGTGGGGAGCTCCTTGCGTTTCGCTAGACCTCTCTTAAGCCATCACTCAAGCGGTCTCAGTGGATGATAAGTCTCACCGCCCCAGCGTAGACTTTCCTCATGGACGTTGCATGCTACCAAGCAAATTCCGCAGGTGCTGAGCTAACGAAGGGCACACTCACCCGGCGTGCGTTGCGCACAGATGATTGCCTGATCGCAATCCGCTGGGCAGGCATCTGCCACTCCGATATTCACACCGTCAACGGCGACTGGCCGCACAACAACTTCCCGATGACCCCAGGCCACGAGATCATCGGCGAAGTACTCGAGGTCGGACCAGATGTTTCAGCCTTCTCCCCCGGCGACATTGTCGGCATCGGCTGCATGGTCGATTCCTGTGGCGAGTGCACACCATGCGCCAACGGTGAAGAAAACTACTGCGAGGAGGGAAACACCGGCACTTA
Coding sequences within:
- a CDS encoding PspA/IM30 family protein; this translates as MANPFSKGWKYLMQSLDTKIEENADPNVQIAQATEAAKRQHAEITKSAASIIGNRNQLEMKMNRLQQDQAKLADNARAAIQQADQAAAAGDAAKAQDLNQTAEVFASQLVTVEQELEETKQLYAGAVEAAKQAEAQQKQSEMRLQDQMQQITQLRSQVEQAKMQEATAQSMQQLDGLQADRDVPTLDSVRDKIEQRYARALGAQELVESSVHGRMDEITMAGNDMKASSRLEEIRAQMNAEKGQLNPGSAAGVAGEGQRQLDSGEDSGEAR